Proteins from a genomic interval of Drosophila melanogaster chromosome 2R:
- the CG8778 gene encoding uncharacterized protein has product MSMLIKRASGLARQLARPLVASRNLASAAPYGDGTEVLVERLDGARQGISVIGLNRPAAKNSFSRGMVETFNDVLEDIKKDNGSRVVVLRSLSPGIFCAGADLKERKGMTPEEATEFVKELRGLLIAIEQLPMPVIAAVDGAALGGGLEMALACDIRTAASDTKMGLVETRLAIIPGAGGTQRLPRILSPALAKELIFTARVFNGAEAKDLGLVNHVVKQNETQDAAYQQALKLAEEILPNGPVGVRMAKLAIDKGMQVDLATGYSIEEICYSQVIPTKDRLEGLAAFAEKRKPVYKGE; this is encoded by the exons ATGTCAATGTTAATAAAAAGAGCGTCTGGTTTAGCTCGACAGTTAGCCCGGCCACTTGTTGCATCACGTAATTTGGCGTCGGCAGCGCCCTATGGCGATGGAACTGAAGTTCTCGTGGAGCGTTTGGATGGAGCTCGGCAGGGTATCTCAGTTATTGGCCTAAACCGACCAGCAGCAAAGAATTCCTTTAGCCGGGGAATGGTGGAGACCTTCAACGATGTCCTGGAAGATATAAAGAAGGATAATGGATCGAGGGTGGTTGTATTGAGGAGTCTGAGCCCTGGAATCTTCTGTGCCGGAGCGGATTTGAAAGAGCGAAAAG GCATGACTCCCGAGGAAGCCACCGAATTTGTAAAAGAGCTCAGGGGACTGCTTATTGCCATTGAGCAGCTGCCCATGCCGGTAATCGCCGCTGTGGATGGAGCTGCTCTCGGCGGAGGTCTGGAAATGGCTCTGGCCTGTGACATCCGGACTGCTGCTAGCGACACGAAGATGGGTCTGGTGGAGACAAGGTTAGCCATCATACCAGGAGCTGGTGGCACCCAAAGACTGCCCCGCATTCTGTCCCCTGCTCTGGCCAAAGAACTCATTTTCACGGCACGAGTGTTTAACGGAGCAGAGGCGAAAGATCTGGGTCTGGTTAACCATGTAGTGAAACAGAACGAAACCCAGGATGCCGCCTATCAGCAGGCACTTAAATTGGCAGAGGAAATTCTCCCGAATGGGCCAGTGGGCGTGCGAATGGCCAAACTGGCCATTGACAAGGGCATGCAGGTGGACCTGGCCACCGGCTACTCCATCGAAGAGATCTGCTACTCGCAGGTGATA
- the ZnT49B gene encoding zinc transporter 49B, isoform A, which translates to MLLRGVQILQRRHQHLGKAFSQCSLRQDGRNPWRRHDGEAFKLQPWKRPSTFLQFRCSANGSDSKKEKPVQEEATAGPVAKPKETKNFEVKTTKGILSISTTIEDSKINEIVFEKSDLPPVTKVKEPVLAASAINLRSTSTGVATGAVGLGESSGSVMNPPETVKSAPKNSPSGAVLAEKAGEGIRTSPPAEVTPPAPVIPLKRPRFDYRASLERNFVTPNRAISDFLLTAAQLESLPKIKRRSPYEQEPPMTVYWRRDVEAKAVEVWGSKENLLRERLKREVERKQYQQNLFTVKRRLRDYRREMGSRTKVMLDNRKESEKSGQVVATAIAINAANLLFKAGGWLYSGSHSMFAEVIHSLADLINQLILAFGIYKSSQSPDIDHPYGYMNMRYVSSLISGVGIFCVGCGLSIYHGIDGILHPEPITDLFWVYCILMGSLVSEGATLVVAINELKRSAKENNMSFKDYVISGKDPCVNVVLCEDAAAVTGVMVAAACMGLSSYTGSPIFDAAGSLVIGALLGAVASFIIYTNANALVGISIASERLEKINSALEADVMIRAIYDVKGIDIGNARVRYKAELDFDGRELTRSYLDKQDLAKLLTTVRGFQKVEDLESFLLDQGENIVDLMGGEIDRIEMNLRTQFPEIRHVDLEIL; encoded by the exons ATGCTGTTGCGCGGCGTGCAGATCCTGCAGCGAAGACACCAGCACTTGGGAAAGGCTTTTAGCCAGTGCTCCTTACGTCAAGACGGCAGGAACCCTTGGAGGCGGCATGACGGCGAGGCATTCAAACTACAGCCGTGGAAGCGACCAAGCACGTTCCTTCAGTTTCGCTGCAGCGCCAATGGCAGTGATTCCAAGAAGGAAAAACCTGTGCAGGAGGAGGCCACCGCTGGTCCAGTTGCCAAGCCAAAGGAAACGAAAAACTTTGAGGTGAAGACCACAAAGGGCATCCTGTCTATCAGCACCACCATCGAGGACTCCAAAATTAACGAGATTGTGTTTGAAAAATCCGATCTGCCACCGGTAACGAAGGTGAAAGAGCCGGTTTTGGCCGCAAGTGCCATTAATCTACGTTCTACGTCTACTGGAGTAGCAACTGGTGCTGTAGGATTGGGAGAGAGCTCTGGTTCTGTTATGAATCCTCCTGAAACAGTGAAAAGCGCACCTAAAAATTCTCCGTCTGGTGCTGTGCTAGCTGAAAAGGCGGGAGAAGGTATTCGAACATCCCCACCTGCAGAGGTAACGCCTCCAGCGCCTGTGATTCCTCTAAAGCGACCCCGATTCGATTATCGTGCTTCCCTAGAGCGCAACTTTGTGACCCCCAACCGGGCCATCAGCGATTTCTTGTTGACCGCTGCTCAACTCGAAAGTCTGCCCAAGATCAAGCGGAGATCGCCGTACGAGCAGGAGCCACCCATGACTGTCTACTGGCGACGGGATGTGGAGGCTAAGGCCGTCGAAGTGTGGGGGTCCAAGGAAAATCTGTTGCGGGAGCGACTCAAGCGGGAGGTGGAGCGCAAGCAATACCAGCAGA ATCTATTCACTGTTAAACGGCGGTTGCGTGACTACCGCAGGGAAATGGGATCTCGAACCAAAGTAATGCTCGACAACAGAAAGGAGTCGGAGAAGTCCGGGCAAGTGGTGGCCACCGCCATCGCTAT CAATGCAGCCAATTTGCTTTTCAAGGCAGGAGGTTGGCTGTACAGCGGTTCTCACAGCATGTTTGCAGAAGTTATCCATTCTTTGGCCGACTTAATCAACCAGCTCATCCTCGCGTTTGGCATCTACAAGTCCTCTCAGAGTCCCGATATAGATCATCCATATGGATACATGAACATGCGATATGTTTCCTCGCTGATTTCGGGCGTTGGCATCTTTTGCGTTGGCTGTGGCCTGTCCATATACCACGGTATTGATGGCATTCTCCATCCGGAACCCATAACAGATCTATTTTGGGTGTACTGTATCTTGATGGGATCATTAGTTTCTGAGGGAGCCACATTGGTGGTGGCCATTAATGAGCTTAAGCGATCGGCTAAGGAAAACAATATGTCCTTTAAGGATTATG TGATTTCTGGCAAGGATCCGTGCGTGAATGTGGTGCTGTGTGAAGACGCTGCAGCGGTAACTGGCGTTATGGTGGCTGCAGCTTGCATGGGATTAAGTAGTTACACAGGATCGCCCATCTTCGACGCCGCTGGTTCACTGGTTATAGGTGCTCTTCTGGGCGCTGTGGcctcttttattatttatacaaatgCCAATGCGTTGGTGGGGATATCCATTGCTTCCGAGCGCCTAGAAAAGATTAACTCTGCTTTGGAGGCTGATGTAATGATCAGAGCGATTTACGATGTCAAGGGAATCGATATTGGCAATGCTCGGGTTCGGTATAAG GCTGAGCTCGACTTTGACGGCCGTGAGCTGACCCGTTCGTATCTGGACAAACAGGATCTCGCAAAACTGCTCACG ACGGTTCGAGGCTTTCAAAAGGTTGAGGATCTGGAGAGCTTTCTGCTGGATCAAGGCGAAAACATTGTGGACCTGATGGGCGGCGAAATTGATCGCATTGAGATGAACTTGCGG ACACAATTCCCGGAAATACGCCATGTGGACCTGGAAATACTCTAA
- the ZnT49B gene encoding zinc transporter 49B, isoform B, translating into MLLRGVQILQRRHQHLGKAFSQCSLRQDGRNPWRRHDGEAFKLQPWKRPSTFLQFRCSANGSDSKKEKPVQEEATAGPVAKPKETKNFEVKTTKGILSISTTIEDSKINEIVFEKSDLPPVTKVKEPVLAASAINLRSTSTGVATGAVGLGESSGSVMNPPETVKSAPKNSPSGAVLAEKAGEGIRTSPPAEVTPPAPVIPLKRPRFDYRASLERNFVTPNRAISDFLLTAAQLESLPKIKRRSPYEQEPPMTVYWRRDVEAKAVEVWGSKENLLRERLKREVERKQYQQIYDSADLFTVKRRLRDYRREMGSRTKVMLDNRKESEKSGQVVATAIAINAANLLFKAGGWLYSGSHSMFAEVIHSLADLINQLILAFGIYKSSQSPDIDHPYGYMNMRYVSSLISGVGIFCVGCGLSIYHGIDGILHPEPITDLFWVYCILMGSLVSEGATLVVAINELKRSAKENNMSFKDYVISGKDPCVNVVLCEDAAAVTGVMVAAACMGLSSYTGSPIFDAAGSLVIGALLGAVASFIIYTNANALVGISIASERLEKINSALEADVMIRAIYDVKGIDIGNARVRYKAELDFDGRELTRSYLDKQDLAKLLTTVRGFQKVEDLESFLLDQGENIVDLMGGEIDRIEMNLRTQFPEIRHVDLEIL; encoded by the exons ATGCTGTTGCGCGGCGTGCAGATCCTGCAGCGAAGACACCAGCACTTGGGAAAGGCTTTTAGCCAGTGCTCCTTACGTCAAGACGGCAGGAACCCTTGGAGGCGGCATGACGGCGAGGCATTCAAACTACAGCCGTGGAAGCGACCAAGCACGTTCCTTCAGTTTCGCTGCAGCGCCAATGGCAGTGATTCCAAGAAGGAAAAACCTGTGCAGGAGGAGGCCACCGCTGGTCCAGTTGCCAAGCCAAAGGAAACGAAAAACTTTGAGGTGAAGACCACAAAGGGCATCCTGTCTATCAGCACCACCATCGAGGACTCCAAAATTAACGAGATTGTGTTTGAAAAATCCGATCTGCCACCGGTAACGAAGGTGAAAGAGCCGGTTTTGGCCGCAAGTGCCATTAATCTACGTTCTACGTCTACTGGAGTAGCAACTGGTGCTGTAGGATTGGGAGAGAGCTCTGGTTCTGTTATGAATCCTCCTGAAACAGTGAAAAGCGCACCTAAAAATTCTCCGTCTGGTGCTGTGCTAGCTGAAAAGGCGGGAGAAGGTATTCGAACATCCCCACCTGCAGAGGTAACGCCTCCAGCGCCTGTGATTCCTCTAAAGCGACCCCGATTCGATTATCGTGCTTCCCTAGAGCGCAACTTTGTGACCCCCAACCGGGCCATCAGCGATTTCTTGTTGACCGCTGCTCAACTCGAAAGTCTGCCCAAGATCAAGCGGAGATCGCCGTACGAGCAGGAGCCACCCATGACTGTCTACTGGCGACGGGATGTGGAGGCTAAGGCCGTCGAAGTGTGGGGGTCCAAGGAAAATCTGTTGCGGGAGCGACTCAAGCGGGAGGTGGAGCGCAAGCAATACCAGCAGA TCTATGACTCCGCAGATCTATTCACTGTTAAACGGCGGTTGCGTGACTACCGCAGGGAAATGGGATCTCGAACCAAAGTAATGCTCGACAACAGAAAGGAGTCGGAGAAGTCCGGGCAAGTGGTGGCCACCGCCATCGCTAT CAATGCAGCCAATTTGCTTTTCAAGGCAGGAGGTTGGCTGTACAGCGGTTCTCACAGCATGTTTGCAGAAGTTATCCATTCTTTGGCCGACTTAATCAACCAGCTCATCCTCGCGTTTGGCATCTACAAGTCCTCTCAGAGTCCCGATATAGATCATCCATATGGATACATGAACATGCGATATGTTTCCTCGCTGATTTCGGGCGTTGGCATCTTTTGCGTTGGCTGTGGCCTGTCCATATACCACGGTATTGATGGCATTCTCCATCCGGAACCCATAACAGATCTATTTTGGGTGTACTGTATCTTGATGGGATCATTAGTTTCTGAGGGAGCCACATTGGTGGTGGCCATTAATGAGCTTAAGCGATCGGCTAAGGAAAACAATATGTCCTTTAAGGATTATG TGATTTCTGGCAAGGATCCGTGCGTGAATGTGGTGCTGTGTGAAGACGCTGCAGCGGTAACTGGCGTTATGGTGGCTGCAGCTTGCATGGGATTAAGTAGTTACACAGGATCGCCCATCTTCGACGCCGCTGGTTCACTGGTTATAGGTGCTCTTCTGGGCGCTGTGGcctcttttattatttatacaaatgCCAATGCGTTGGTGGGGATATCCATTGCTTCCGAGCGCCTAGAAAAGATTAACTCTGCTTTGGAGGCTGATGTAATGATCAGAGCGATTTACGATGTCAAGGGAATCGATATTGGCAATGCTCGGGTTCGGTATAAG GCTGAGCTCGACTTTGACGGCCGTGAGCTGACCCGTTCGTATCTGGACAAACAGGATCTCGCAAAACTGCTCACG ACGGTTCGAGGCTTTCAAAAGGTTGAGGATCTGGAGAGCTTTCTGCTGGATCAAGGCGAAAACATTGTGGACCTGATGGGCGGCGAAATTGATCGCATTGAGATGAACTTGCGG ACACAATTCCCGGAAATACGCCATGTGGACCTGGAAATACTCTAA
- the CG8646 gene encoding uncharacterized protein, protein MWFLWLICLLLPIIDAAEVEKSPAKPNIIFILADDLGFNDVGFHGSAEIPTPNIDALAYSGIILNRYYVAPICTPSRSALMTGKYPIHTGMQHTVLYAAEPRGLPLEEKILPQYLNELGYTSHIAGKWHLGHWKLKYTPLYRGFSSHVGFWSGHQDYNDHTAVENNQWGLDMRNGTQVAYDLHGHYTTDVITDHSVKVIANHNATKGPLFLYVAHAACHSSNPYNPLPVPDNDVIKMSHIPNYKRRKFAAMVSKMDNSVGQIVDQLRKSNMLENSIIIFSSDNGGPAQGFNLNFASNYPLKGVKNTLWEGGVRAAGLMWSPLLKKSQRVSNQTMHIIDWLPTLLEAAGGQPALSNLSKQIDGQSIWRALVQDKASPRLNVLHNIDDIWGSAALSVGDWKLVKGTNYRGSWDGWYGPAGERDPRLYDWQLVGRSRAGKALEALKMLPSRADQQRIRAAATVSCPGQSSQGTSCVATAFSAPCLFHIRDDPCEQYNLAKQYPEVVNALMTELERFNATAVPPSNKPADPRADPRFWNYTWTNFGDYQNNDLDTFSGDITLAKTV, encoded by the exons ATGTGGTTTTTATGGCTGATCTGCTTGCTGCTGCCAATCATTGATGCAGCTGAGGTTGAAAAATCTCCTGCAAAGCCCaacattatatttattttggcgGATGATTTG GGCTTCAACGATGTGGGATTCCATGGCTCGGCAGAGATTCCCACGCCTAACATTGATGCCTTGGCCTATTCTGGCATTATTCTGAATCGTTACTATGTGGCACCCATTTGTACTCCATCCAGATCTGCCCTTATGACGGGAAAATATCCCATACACACAG GAATGCAACATACAGTTCTCTATGCCGCTGAACCACGAGGTTTGCCCTTGGAGGAGAAAATACTACCTCAATATTTGAATGAGTTGGG CTACACCTCTCACATAGCTGGCAAGTGGCATTTAGGCCATTGGAAGCTGAAGTACACTCCGTTGTATCGCGGCTTCAGTAGCCACGTGGGATTCTGGTCGGGTCACCAGGATTACAACGATCACACCGCCGTGGAGAACAACCAGTGGGGTCTAGACATGCGCAATGGAACACAAGTGGCCTATGACTTGCATGGTCACTACACCACGGATGTGATAACCGATCACTCGGTTAAGGTCATTGCCAACCATAATGCCACCAAGGGTCCACTGTTTCTCTACGTAGCCCATGCGGCTTGTCACTCGAGTAATCCGTATAATCCTCTGCCGGTTCCGGACAACGATGTGATCAAGATGTCGCACATTCCCAACTATAAACGGCGAAAATTTGCTG CTATGGTTTCCAAAATGGACAACTCTGTGGGTCAAATTGTGGATCAGCTGCGCAAGTCGAACATGCTGGAGAACTCGATCATCATATTCTCCTCGGATAACGGGGGACCAGCCCAAGGATTCAACCTTAACTTCGCCTCCAACTATCCCCTGAAGGGTGTGAAGAATACCCTGTGGGAGGGCGGAGTTAGAGCAGCGGGTCTCATGTGGTCACCTCTGCTGAAGAAAAGCCAACGAGTGTCCAACCAGACCATGCACATCATTGACTGGTTGCCCACGCTCCTGGAGGCAGCTGGTGGTCAACCAGCGTTGTCTAATCTCAGCAAGCAAATCGATGGCCAGAGCATTTGGCGGGCACTGGTTCAGGACAAGGCATCTCCTCGCTTGAATGTACTGCACAATATCGATGATATATGGGGCAGTGCAGCGCTCAGCGTTGGAGATTGGAAGCTGGTCAAGGGCACCAATTACCGGGGTAGTTGGGATGGTTGGTACGGTCCGGCTGGGGAAAGAGATCCTCGTCTGTACGACTGGCAGTTGGTGGGCAGGAGTAGGGCGGGCAAAGCGCTGGAGGCTCTCAAGATGCTGCCAAGTCGGGCGGATCAGCAGAGAATACGAGCAGCTGCCACGGTGTCGTGCCCGGGACAATCCTCCCAAGGAACCAGTTGTGTGGCCACCGCATTCTCTGCTCCGTGCTTGTTCCACATTCGCGATGATCCCTGTGAGCAGTACAATCTGGCCAAGCA ATATCCGGAAGTGGTAAACGCATTGATGACAGAACTCGAGCGATTCAATGCCACCGCAGTGCCGCCCTCGAATAAACCAGCTGATCCTCGAGCTGATCCCAGATTCTGGAACTATACGTGGACAAACTTTGGGGACTATCAAAATAACGATCTTGATACTTTTAGTGGGGATATTACTTTGGCAAAGACTGTGTAG